From a single Nicotiana tabacum cultivar K326 chromosome 8, ASM71507v2, whole genome shotgun sequence genomic region:
- the LOC107831666 gene encoding uncharacterized protein LOC107831666 isoform X1 has translation MKHELLLLHNKEKMENSNSYEYSRKVMKDVSLKELRDRLAEFARVRGWDQYHSPRNLLLALVGEVGELSEIFQWKGEVERGLPNWTSDDKEHLEEELSDVLLYLVQLADVCGLDLGILEGTLEQ, from the exons ATGAAACATGAACTACTGCTATTACATAACAAAGAGAAGATGGAGAATAGTAATTCCTATGAATATAGTAGGAAGGTAATGAAGGATGTCTCTCTTAAGGAGCTTAGAGATAGGCTTGCAGAATTTGCCAGAGTTAGAGGTTGGGATCAGTATCACAGTCCTAGGAACCTTCTTCTCGCTTTG GTTGGAGAAGTGGGAGAGCTATCAGAGATATTCCAGTGGAAAGGGGAAGTTGAAAGAGGACTACCTAATTGGACATCAGATGATAAGGAACATTTGGAGGAGGAACTGTCTGATGTTTTGCTATATCTAGTTCAGCTTGCTGATGTTTGTGGACTTGATTTAG GCATCTTAGAAGGAACTTTGGAGCAGTGA
- the LOC107831666 gene encoding uncharacterized protein LOC107831666 isoform X2 gives MKHELLLLHNKEKMENSNSYEYSRKVMKDVSLKELRDRLAEFARVRGWDQYHSPRNLLLALVGEVGELSEIFQWKGEVERGLPNWTSDDKEHLEEELSDVLLYLVQLADVCGLDLGQAALTKILKNAQKYPVTKPT, from the exons ATGAAACATGAACTACTGCTATTACATAACAAAGAGAAGATGGAGAATAGTAATTCCTATGAATATAGTAGGAAGGTAATGAAGGATGTCTCTCTTAAGGAGCTTAGAGATAGGCTTGCAGAATTTGCCAGAGTTAGAGGTTGGGATCAGTATCACAGTCCTAGGAACCTTCTTCTCGCTTTG GTTGGAGAAGTGGGAGAGCTATCAGAGATATTCCAGTGGAAAGGGGAAGTTGAAAGAGGACTACCTAATTGGACATCAGATGATAAGGAACATTTGGAGGAGGAACTGTCTGATGTTTTGCTATATCTAGTTCAGCTTGCTGATGTTTGTGGACTTGATTTAGGTCAAGCAGCTCTTACCAAGATTCTCAAGAATGCTCAAAAATACCCTGTTACTAAACCTACTTAA
- the LOC107831665 gene encoding uncharacterized protein LOC107831665, with protein sequence MQCTGYFPEYYDPRDHNAALSGNSWSKSHNDITWNSSRGFNISLPQFMVNQNQDLVHQKEILRQMILKHEATFRYQVKELHRIYGRQRELMDEIKRRKLVDDHLHSQSESNTFMSQLRSEIFGKTYWPIVNLTSIEPYVPSKEMFQESSNSTGKTVQQGGDYFSGRDVSKEHNLSSSKSNISRKRMLDLEVPAEEYIDNEEGEPFEVENPVKRPNIMIAELQPQCYSKVNFGDSSISLSSCRGTSLLFDLNEPVQPVESEWQNSAFECENIHQQIRENTCEHIAAVKDNKVSNCTSSGKGMDLNLTPPNHLSEYQSAYTSNISRLNFPEGRNVEIHKNSEVFDISVVPDSTPESRKCTRNNHLIAARIDSKLSTTNICIDLNSCIKEEFLSSSPSKATTPTAERDLEVEGPVSPENKECSPPRGDSQDIIIGTSLHLSKGGHSDLVEEIDKVAADILIFISSSAVGEYSKTAISEPSEASNKCLGLLAEVAAALARFPENEVEQHMEVHFERDVPLSDRNDCSRTMKLNLRDSVPAVDSLLHQANEKNISPKASTWRKTPSRTSSRARRRSNDGEKTVCSLLQHTLDNTNGITDRFLKGWGLTKKRQRARRAQSYIWSSFSFLADE encoded by the exons ATGCAGTGCACTGGATATTTCCCAGAATATTACGACCCAAGAGATCATAATGCAGCCTTGAGTGGtaattcatggtcaaaatcccacAATGATATTACCTGGAACAGTAGCAGAGGCTTCAATATTTCATTGCCTCAATTCATGGTGAACCAGAACCAAGATTTAGTTCATCAAAAGGAAATATTGAGACAGATGATACTCAAGCATGAAGCAACGTTTAGATATCAG GTTAAGGAACTCCATCGCATATATGGAAGACAAAGGGAATTAATGGATGAgattaaaaggagaaaactagtgGATGACCATTTACACTCGCAGTCCGAGTCAAATACATTTATGTCTCAGTTAAGGTCCGAAATTTTCGGAAAAACCTATTGGCCCATAGTAAACCTCACAAGCATCGAGCCATATGTACCAAGTAAAGAAATGTTTCAAGAGTCTTCTAATTCTACTGGTAAGACTGTGCAACAAGGCGGTGATTATTTTTCAGGACGAGATGTCTCAAAAGAACACAACTTATCATCATCAAAGAGCAATATATCAAGAAAGAGAATGTTGGATCTTGAAGTTCCAGCAGAAGAATACATTGACAATGAAGAAGGGGAGCCATTTGAAGTGGAAAATCCTGTTAAAAGGCCCAATATTATGATAGCAGAGCTTCAACCTCAATGTTATTCTAAAGTCAACTTTGGAGATTCATCAATTTCTCTCTCAAGTTGCAGGGGCACTTCTCTTTTGTTTGACCTAAATGAACCCGTACAGCCTGTTGAATCAGAGTGGCAGAATTCTGCATTTGAATGTGAAAACATTCACCAGCAAATCAGGGAAAATACATGTGAACACATCGCTGCTGTTAAAGACAATAAGGTCTCTAACTGCACTAGTTCAGGGAAAGGCATGGACTTAAATTTGACACCTCCTAACCATTTGTCTGAATACCAGTCTGCGTATACCTCCAACATTTCCCGTCTTAATTTCCCTGAAGGAAGAAATGTAGAGATTCATAAAAATTCTGAGGTTTTTGACATTAGCGTAGTTCCTGATTCTACACCTGAATCTAGAAAATGTACCAGGAATAATCACCTTATAGCTGCTAGAATTGATAGCAAGCtttcaacaactaatatttgcATTGACTTAAACTCTTGCATCAAAGAAGAGTTTTTATCGTCTAGTCCAAGTAAAGCAACGACGCCTACTGCAGAAAGAGATCTAGAAGTGGAAGGTCCTGTTAGCCCCGAAAATAAGGAGTGTTCTCCACCTAGAGGAGATTCTCAGGACATTATAATTGGTACATCACTCCATTTGTCAAAAGGAGGCCATAGTGACCTCGTCGAGGAAATTGACAAGGTTGCAGCTGATATACTTATTTTTATTTCATCATCTGCCGTTGGGGAGTATTCGAAGACTGCCATCAGTGAACCATCCGAAGCTTCTAATAAATGTCTAGGTCTGCTTGCTGAAGTTGCTGCTGCTTTGGCAAGATTTCCAGAGAATGAGGTTGAACAACACATGGAAGTCCATTTTGAGCGCGATGTACCTCTTTCCGATAGGAATGACTGCAGTCGGACTATGAAGCTTAATCTGAGAGATTCAGTACCTGCAGTTGACTCTCTTTTGCATCAggcaaatgaaaaaaatatttctccTAAAGCAAGTACGTGGAGGAAAACTCCGAGTAGGACGAGTTCCAGAGCCAGGAGACGGTCCAATGATGGAGAGAAAACAGTGTGCTCACTCCTGCAGCATACATTGGATAATACGAATGGCATTACAgacagatttttgaaaggctggGGGCTGACAAAAAAGCGGCAAAGGGCTCGGAGAGCTCAGTCTTATATTTGGtcgtctttttcttttttagctgATGAGTAA